In Labilibaculum sp. DW002, one DNA window encodes the following:
- the wecC gene encoding UDP-N-acetyl-D-mannosamine dehydrogenase produces the protein MKKFETVTTVGMGYIGLPTAALIAKSGLRVHGVDVNPKVVEAVNEGRIIIVEPDLDELVKHVVDKKLLSAGLTPVEADVYTIAVPTPFKGNHEPDISYVMAAANAIVPHLKAGDLFIIESTSPVGTTEKVRDLIYSKRSELVGEIFIAYCPERVLPGNIIYELEHNDRVIGGINEESTERACQFFRNFVIGDLHQTNSRTAEMCKLVENSSRDVQIAFANELSIICDKAGINVWELIELANKHPRVNILTPGCGVGGHCIAVDPYFIVSEYPLESQIIGKAREINNYKAFWCVEKIKNAQLKFQLEHGREPKIALMGIAFKPNIDDLRESPAKYIAQKVIQSGQNEILLVEPNVDEYSDHKLSNYREAYEEADLVVYLVAHKEFYALPKSKKKLILDFCGVTNNQREDIEMEEIKEKVSVSK, from the coding sequence ATGAAGAAATTTGAAACAGTTACCACAGTGGGTATGGGGTATATTGGGCTCCCTACGGCTGCTCTTATCGCAAAAAGTGGTCTACGAGTTCATGGTGTTGATGTGAATCCCAAAGTTGTTGAAGCGGTAAATGAGGGAAGAATCATTATTGTGGAACCGGATTTAGATGAGCTTGTTAAACATGTTGTCGATAAGAAATTATTGAGTGCAGGTTTAACACCTGTCGAGGCAGATGTCTATACCATTGCCGTGCCTACTCCTTTCAAGGGGAATCACGAACCAGATATTTCTTACGTAATGGCGGCTGCCAATGCAATTGTACCACACTTAAAAGCTGGTGATTTGTTTATCATTGAATCTACCTCTCCCGTTGGGACAACAGAAAAGGTACGTGATTTAATTTACTCGAAGCGATCGGAATTGGTCGGAGAAATATTCATTGCATATTGTCCAGAGCGTGTTTTACCTGGGAATATTATTTATGAATTGGAACACAACGACCGTGTTATTGGAGGTATTAATGAAGAATCAACCGAACGAGCTTGTCAGTTTTTTAGAAACTTTGTGATTGGTGATTTACACCAAACAAATTCTCGTACCGCTGAAATGTGCAAGTTGGTTGAGAATTCATCTCGTGATGTGCAAATTGCTTTTGCCAATGAATTATCGATTATATGTGATAAGGCAGGAATTAATGTTTGGGAATTAATTGAATTGGCAAACAAGCACCCAAGGGTAAATATTCTAACTCCAGGATGTGGTGTTGGAGGACATTGCATTGCTGTAGATCCTTATTTTATTGTATCCGAATATCCTTTGGAAAGCCAGATTATAGGGAAAGCTAGAGAGATAAATAATTACAAAGCATTTTGGTGTGTTGAGAAAATTAAGAACGCACAATTAAAGTTTCAATTGGAACATGGTCGAGAACCTAAAATTGCCTTAATGGGAATAGCATTCAAACCAAATATTGATGATTTACGAGAATCTCCTGCAAAGTATATTGCACAAAAGGTAATTCAATCAGGACAGAATGAAATTTTACTTGTAGAACCAAATGTTGATGAATATTCAGATCATAAATTGAGTAATTATCGGGAAGCATACGAAGAAGCTGATTTGGTTGTATATCTGGTAGCTCACAAAGAGTTTTATGCCCTTCCCAAATCAAAAAAGAAATTGATTTTAGATTTTTGTGGTGTAACAAATAATCAAAGAGAAGATATCGAAATGGAAGAGATCAAAGAAAAGGTATCTGTTAGTAAATAA
- a CDS encoding UpxY family transcription antiterminator, giving the protein MQARKLAYSWHAIYTRSRAEKKLYKELCSRSIECYLPLQKELRQWSDRSKWVEEPLLRSYLFVKVSEREYYDVINSSFAVRYVTFGGKAVSIPEEQIESLRIFLEDENRKVDLSHDNLEKGESVEVVAGPLKGIQGEIIQIRGKNRIVIRFDSLGTCVYTDISLDKIKQVQPVF; this is encoded by the coding sequence ATGCAAGCCAGAAAATTGGCTTATTCATGGCATGCGATCTATACTAGATCTCGTGCCGAGAAAAAGCTGTATAAAGAATTGTGCTCGAGAAGTATCGAGTGTTACCTTCCTTTACAAAAAGAGCTTCGACAATGGAGTGATCGTTCGAAATGGGTAGAAGAACCTCTTCTGCGATCATACTTATTTGTAAAAGTCAGCGAAAGAGAATATTACGACGTAATCAACTCGAGTTTTGCAGTTCGTTACGTAACTTTCGGTGGCAAAGCTGTGTCTATACCCGAAGAACAAATCGAATCACTTCGAATTTTTTTGGAAGATGAAAATCGCAAAGTCGATTTGAGTCATGATAATCTGGAAAAAGGAGAAAGTGTTGAAGTTGTTGCCGGACCATTAAAAGGCATTCAAGGCGAAATTATACAAATAAGGGGGAAGAATCGAATTGTGATCCGCTTCGATTCTTTGGGAACTTGTGTCTACACAGATATTAGTTTGGATAAAATCAAACAAGTTCAACCAGTCTTTTAA
- the yidC gene encoding membrane protein insertase YidC yields MDKNSIWGLVIIGAILIGYTYLTKPSAEELKAQQTRDSIALVERVHNEKIEAERLAGLKAQYAEVKQDTVALKETYGVFASAVGQNEEFVTLENELVRLTINTKGGRIANVQLKEFQTHDSLPLLLWEEKNSKFGVTFYAENKPLNTQDLFFVEASGATSVDATTSEKGVSMRLMVGDDQYVEYKYSLAPDSYMVDFTVNLVGMQNLISRNTNFVTFNWQADLPSHEKSHKIENQYTALYYKFLDDEVDYLSISGDDEEDLATRVKWIGFKQQFFSSVLISEDSFKGVKLKSVEMEENAPVLKNFSAEITLPYKGNQVESHPMKFYFGPNKFKTLREYGKDFGGKDIQMHKLIDLGWMIFGWVNRYFVIPIFNFLEGFISNYGIIILILTIIIKLILAPLTYKSYLSTAKMRVLKPQIDEINEKIPKEKSMERQQATMGLYKKAGVNPMGGCLPMLVQFPILIALFRFFPASIELRQKSFLWATDLSSYDSIATLPWEIPFYGDHISLFCLLMAGTNLVYTKMNGQMQTSNQMPGMQAMMYMMPVMFLVWFNNYASGLSYYYFVATLFTIIQTWAIRKWMVDDNKVLAMLEASKKKPVKKSKFQQRLEDAAKQKGKK; encoded by the coding sequence ATGGATAAAAATTCAATTTGGGGATTAGTCATCATTGGAGCCATTTTGATCGGGTACACTTACCTGACAAAACCTTCAGCTGAAGAATTAAAGGCCCAGCAAACTCGAGATTCAATTGCACTTGTTGAACGTGTGCATAATGAAAAAATTGAGGCTGAAAGATTAGCAGGTTTAAAAGCTCAGTATGCTGAGGTAAAACAAGACACCGTAGCTTTGAAAGAAACTTATGGCGTTTTTGCTAGTGCTGTTGGTCAAAACGAGGAATTTGTTACTCTTGAGAATGAGTTAGTAAGGCTTACGATCAATACAAAAGGAGGGCGAATTGCAAACGTTCAGCTGAAAGAATTCCAAACCCATGATTCTTTACCATTATTATTGTGGGAAGAGAAAAATAGTAAGTTTGGTGTTACTTTTTATGCAGAGAATAAGCCATTGAATACACAGGACTTGTTTTTTGTTGAAGCTAGTGGTGCAACATCGGTTGATGCAACAACTTCTGAAAAAGGAGTGAGTATGCGCTTAATGGTTGGTGATGATCAATACGTAGAGTACAAATACTCTTTGGCTCCAGATTCGTATATGGTTGATTTTACTGTAAACTTAGTTGGAATGCAGAATTTGATTTCTCGCAACACGAACTTTGTTACATTTAACTGGCAAGCAGATCTTCCTAGTCATGAAAAAAGCCATAAGATTGAAAATCAATATACTGCTTTATACTATAAATTCTTAGATGATGAGGTGGATTATCTAAGTATTTCTGGAGACGATGAGGAAGATTTAGCAACAAGAGTAAAGTGGATTGGGTTTAAGCAGCAATTCTTCTCTTCTGTTTTAATTTCCGAAGATTCTTTTAAAGGTGTGAAGTTGAAGTCGGTTGAAATGGAGGAAAATGCTCCTGTTTTGAAAAACTTTTCTGCAGAAATCACATTGCCATACAAAGGGAATCAAGTTGAGAGTCATCCAATGAAATTCTATTTTGGCCCTAATAAATTTAAAACTTTACGTGAGTATGGTAAAGATTTTGGAGGGAAAGATATTCAAATGCACAAGTTGATCGATTTGGGATGGATGATTTTCGGATGGGTGAATAGATATTTCGTTATTCCAATTTTTAATTTCTTAGAAGGATTTATCTCGAACTACGGTATCATCATTCTAATTTTAACCATTATTATTAAGCTGATTTTGGCACCATTGACTTATAAGTCGTATTTATCAACGGCTAAAATGAGAGTTTTAAAACCTCAGATTGACGAGATAAACGAAAAAATTCCAAAAGAAAAATCGATGGAGCGCCAACAGGCAACCATGGGCTTGTATAAGAAAGCCGGAGTAAATCCAATGGGTGGGTGTTTACCAATGCTGGTGCAGTTCCCTATTCTAATTGCTTTATTCCGATTCTTCCCTGCATCTATAGAACTTCGTCAGAAGAGTTTCCTTTGGGCAACAGACTTATCCTCTTATGACTCAATTGCAACTTTACCATGGGAAATTCCATTCTATGGTGATCATATTTCATTATTCTGTTTATTGATGGCTGGAACCAACTTAGTTTATACTAAGATGAATGGTCAGATGCAAACATCGAATCAGATGCCAGGTATGCAAGCAATGATGTATATGATGCCGGTGATGTTCCTAGTTTGGTTCAATAATTACGCATCAGGTTTGAGTTACTACTACTTTGTAGCAACGCTATTTACAATTATCCAAACTTGGGCAATTCGTAAATGGATGGTTGATGATAATAAGGTATTAGCAATGCTTGAAGCTTCGAAGAAAAAGCCTGTTAAGAAGTCTAAATTCCAACAGCGTTTGGAAGATGCTGCTAAGCAAAAAGGCAAAAAATAA
- a CDS encoding CTP synthase — protein sequence MSATKYIFVTGGVASSLGKGIIASSLAKLLQGRGYSVTNQKLDPYLNVDPGTLNPYEHGECFVTDDGAETDLDLGHYERFTNIPTSQANNVTTGRIYKNVINKERKGDYLGKTVQIIPHITDEIKRNVKLLGTKNKFDFVITEIGGTVGDIESLPYIEAVRQLKWELGNDALVIHLTLVPFLAASGELKTKPTQHSVKSLLETGVQPDVLVLRTEHELSSDIRRKVALFCNVDPRAVIQSIDVETIYDVPLKMREEKLDAIVLEKLGLDLKKEPKLKEWTKFLTRLQNPKSEITIGLVGKYVELHDAYKSIAEAFIHAGAVNECKVNLKWIHSEKLTDANYENELKDLKGILVAPGFGHRGMEGKIRAVKFARENDVPFLGICLGMQVSVIEFARNVLKLDDADSLEMNPQTHNPVINLMEEQKNVTEKGGTMRLGAYDCELKDGSKALKAYGQKEISERHRHRYEFNNEYLAQFESAGLKATGINIDTGLVEIVELEGHKWFVGVQFHPEYKSTVINPHPLFVEFVKIAMEG from the coding sequence GTGTCTGCAACTAAATACATCTTTGTTACCGGAGGGGTAGCCTCCTCATTAGGAAAAGGAATTATAGCCTCATCTTTAGCTAAACTACTACAAGGCAGAGGGTATTCTGTTACAAACCAAAAATTGGATCCATATTTAAATGTTGATCCCGGGACTCTAAACCCATATGAGCACGGTGAGTGTTTTGTTACAGATGATGGAGCTGAAACAGATTTGGATTTAGGTCATTACGAGCGCTTTACAAACATTCCTACTTCACAGGCGAATAATGTAACTACAGGTAGAATCTACAAAAACGTTATTAATAAGGAGCGTAAAGGAGATTATCTAGGTAAAACGGTTCAAATTATCCCTCATATTACTGACGAGATTAAGCGTAATGTTAAGCTTTTAGGAACTAAAAACAAGTTCGATTTTGTTATTACTGAAATTGGAGGAACTGTAGGTGATATCGAATCACTACCCTATATTGAAGCAGTTCGTCAGCTTAAGTGGGAACTTGGAAACGACGCTTTAGTAATTCATTTGACTCTTGTTCCATTTTTAGCAGCATCAGGTGAGTTAAAAACAAAACCGACTCAACACTCTGTAAAATCGTTATTGGAAACTGGAGTTCAGCCAGATGTACTGGTATTGCGAACAGAGCATGAACTATCATCTGATATCAGAAGAAAAGTTGCTCTTTTCTGTAATGTTGATCCAAGAGCCGTTATCCAGTCAATAGATGTGGAAACAATTTACGATGTGCCACTGAAGATGCGTGAGGAGAAATTGGATGCTATCGTTCTTGAAAAATTAGGTTTAGATTTGAAAAAAGAACCTAAGTTGAAGGAGTGGACGAAATTCTTAACTCGCTTGCAAAATCCTAAATCAGAAATTACAATTGGTTTGGTTGGAAAGTATGTTGAATTACATGACGCATACAAGTCAATTGCAGAGGCTTTTATTCATGCTGGTGCAGTAAATGAGTGTAAGGTAAACCTAAAATGGATACATTCTGAAAAGCTAACTGACGCAAATTACGAGAATGAATTAAAAGATCTTAAAGGTATTTTAGTTGCTCCTGGTTTTGGACATAGAGGTATGGAAGGTAAAATTCGTGCTGTTAAATTTGCAAGAGAAAACGATGTACCTTTCTTAGGAATATGTTTAGGTATGCAAGTTTCAGTTATCGAGTTTGCCCGCAACGTACTTAAACTTGACGATGCAGATTCATTGGAGATGAATCCTCAAACGCATAACCCGGTTATCAACCTTATGGAGGAACAAAAAAACGTTACTGAAAAAGGTGGTACCATGCGATTAGGTGCTTACGACTGTGAGTTGAAAGATGGATCGAAAGCATTGAAAGCATATGGACAGAAAGAAATTTCTGAGCGTCATCGTCACCGTTATGAGTTTAATAACGAATATTTAGCGCAATTCGAATCCGCTGGATTAAAAGCGACTGGTATAAATATAGATACAGGATTGGTTGAAATCGTGGAGCTAGAAGGACACAAGTGGTTTGTAGGTGTACAGTTCCATCCAGAATATAAGAGTACCGTTATAAATCCTCACCCTCTCTTTGTTGAGTTCGTGAAGATAGCAATGGAAGGATAA
- a CDS encoding DUF349 domain-containing protein has protein sequence MKEKDLSNLSHENEVNENLDAKDNVIDSHEKESVEKESPDAEIESEKNVLEVDQEEVVAEATIESPTDNLEEKPNVEAAPVAEVKEEETELQKEPDYSLMEKKELVDRLVLLLDNKSVKGIKDRLDAIKHNFYKKHNEEIAEAKKKFLDEGGKEEEFDFGKDELESKMKELLHDFRERRTVQNRNIEQEKDENLKIKYQIIEDIKDLVNRKEAFDKTFHEFRALQKRWHETGMVPQQALKNLWDNYHHHVENFYDYIKINKELRDLDLKKNMVIKVKLCEEAEGLLNEESVVKAFNTLQKYHEQWREIGPVPREQKEELWARFKEATTTINRKHQEFYEGLKSEQKVNLEKKSVLCDKAEVIANAEIKSHKEWNETSKNILDLQKEWRTIGFAPKKDNNRIYQRFRAACDLYFDRKREFYLKLKDKLGENLVKKTELCEVAESLQDSTDWKATTEKLITIQKQWKTIGPVPRKVSEELWVRFRAACDKFFNSKSEHFNHVDSDHVENLKLKEDLIKKISEFTLSEDDEGNMTKIRDFQKQWAQIGHVPFKKKDKIQDEYRRTLNAIYDKMDLDTEDKEVQKFQSKIDNLLTMSHSEDKIIVERNKIAGKIKQLESDIGLWENNIGFFSASKTSGSIVQEIEEKIEKGKQTLQLLQEKLKVIDGLV, from the coding sequence ATGAAAGAAAAAGATCTGTCTAACCTCTCACATGAGAATGAAGTGAATGAAAATTTAGATGCTAAGGATAATGTGATTGATTCTCATGAAAAAGAATCTGTTGAAAAAGAATCGCCAGATGCTGAAATTGAAAGTGAAAAAAATGTCTTGGAGGTAGATCAGGAGGAAGTTGTTGCTGAGGCAACAATTGAATCTCCTACAGATAATCTTGAAGAAAAGCCTAATGTTGAAGCTGCACCTGTTGCTGAAGTTAAAGAGGAGGAAACAGAGCTTCAGAAAGAACCTGATTATTCTTTAATGGAGAAGAAGGAATTGGTAGATCGTTTGGTTCTCTTATTGGATAATAAGTCTGTAAAAGGAATAAAGGATCGTTTAGATGCGATTAAGCACAATTTTTACAAAAAGCATAACGAAGAAATTGCCGAAGCCAAGAAGAAATTTTTGGACGAGGGAGGTAAAGAAGAAGAATTTGATTTTGGTAAAGATGAGTTGGAATCAAAAATGAAGGAATTGCTTCATGATTTTAGAGAGCGAAGGACGGTTCAGAATCGAAATATTGAACAAGAAAAGGATGAGAATTTAAAGATTAAATATCAGATAATTGAGGATATTAAAGATCTGGTAAATAGAAAAGAAGCGTTTGATAAAACGTTTCATGAGTTTAGAGCTTTGCAAAAAAGATGGCACGAAACGGGTATGGTGCCTCAGCAAGCCTTGAAAAATTTATGGGACAATTATCATCATCACGTTGAGAATTTTTACGATTACATTAAAATCAATAAAGAACTTCGTGATCTTGATTTAAAAAAGAACATGGTAATAAAGGTGAAGCTTTGCGAAGAAGCTGAAGGCTTGCTGAACGAAGAATCAGTTGTGAAGGCTTTTAATACTTTGCAAAAGTACCATGAGCAATGGCGAGAAATAGGACCAGTGCCAAGAGAGCAAAAAGAAGAGTTGTGGGCAAGGTTTAAGGAGGCAACAACTACAATCAATAGGAAACACCAAGAGTTTTACGAAGGGTTAAAGTCGGAACAGAAAGTCAATTTAGAGAAGAAATCTGTTCTTTGCGATAAAGCTGAGGTAATTGCGAATGCTGAGATAAAATCTCATAAAGAATGGAATGAAACCTCTAAAAATATTTTAGATCTTCAGAAAGAATGGAGGACGATTGGTTTTGCTCCGAAAAAAGACAACAACCGAATTTACCAGCGATTTAGAGCTGCTTGCGATTTGTATTTTGATCGTAAGAGAGAGTTTTATTTGAAGTTGAAAGATAAGTTAGGTGAAAACCTTGTAAAGAAAACGGAGCTTTGTGAAGTTGCAGAAAGCTTGCAAGATAGTACTGATTGGAAAGCAACAACTGAAAAGTTAATTACGATTCAGAAACAGTGGAAGACAATTGGTCCTGTTCCAAGAAAGGTCTCAGAGGAACTTTGGGTTCGTTTTCGTGCAGCTTGCGATAAATTTTTCAATAGTAAATCGGAGCATTTTAATCATGTTGATTCAGATCATGTTGAAAACTTGAAATTAAAGGAAGATCTAATTAAAAAAATATCAGAATTTACTTTGTCGGAAGATGATGAAGGAAACATGACTAAAATTAGAGACTTTCAAAAACAATGGGCTCAAATTGGTCACGTCCCTTTCAAGAAAAAAGATAAAATTCAGGATGAATATCGTCGTACTTTAAACGCCATTTACGATAAGATGGACTTGGATACCGAGGATAAAGAGGTTCAGAAATTTCAATCAAAAATTGATAATTTGTTAACCATGAGTCATTCGGAAGATAAGATTATTGTTGAGAGGAATAAAATTGCTGGGAAAATCAAGCAATTGGAAAGTGATATTGGACTGTGGGAAAATAACATTGGTTTCTTCTCAGCCTCAAAAACTTCAGGATCTATCGTTCAAGAAATTGAAGAAAAGATTGAGAAAGGGAAGCAGACCTTGCAACTTCTTCAAGAAAAGTTAAAAGTTATTGATGGTTTAGTCTAA
- a CDS encoding Hsp20/alpha crystallin family protein, which produces MTILKYSNRGNDFFTNQLMNQLFRETRGALKSTLDNEVVNRTSVNVFEEENNFIIEMAIPGFAKEDVSIKVEKGVLNISANKEEKQERNYLRREFTRGNLEKSFKLSDGIAEEEINAEVKDGMLFVKLPKMQVEEPKAREIEIR; this is translated from the coding sequence ATGACAATTTTAAAATATTCAAACAGAGGAAATGATTTTTTTACAAATCAGTTAATGAATCAATTGTTTAGAGAAACAAGAGGAGCTTTAAAAAGCACGCTTGATAATGAAGTCGTGAATAGAACAAGTGTTAATGTTTTCGAGGAAGAGAATAATTTCATTATAGAAATGGCGATACCAGGATTCGCAAAGGAAGATGTTTCTATAAAAGTTGAGAAAGGAGTCTTGAATATTTCTGCAAATAAAGAGGAAAAACAAGAGCGGAATTATTTGAGACGAGAGTTTACTAGGGGTAATTTAGAGAAGAGCTTTAAGTTGTCAGATGGTATTGCTGAAGAGGAGATTAATGCAGAAGTGAAAGACGGTATGTTGTTCGTGAAATTACCAAAAATGCAAGTCGAGGAGCCAAAGGCAAGAGAAATCGAAATTAGGTAA
- the trmD gene encoding tRNA (guanosine(37)-N1)-methyltransferase TrmD, whose translation MRIDILTVVPELLESPLNHSIIQRAKDNGIVEIYIHNIRDYSEDKHKKVDDYAFSGGAGMVMRLEPIVKVIESLTAERTYDEIIFTTPDGDQYDQRTANTLSIQENIMILCGHYKGIDQRIRDHFITKEISIGDFVLTGGELAAAIIADSVVRLIPGGMGDETSALTDSFQDDLLSPPLYTRPAEFRGWKVPEILLSGDHKKIEKWQEEQAYERTKRLRPDLLDE comes from the coding sequence ATGAGAATCGATATACTTACTGTTGTTCCTGAATTATTAGAGAGTCCTCTAAATCACTCTATTATTCAAAGAGCAAAAGACAATGGAATTGTAGAAATTTACATTCACAATATCCGAGACTATTCGGAAGACAAACACAAAAAGGTTGACGACTATGCTTTTAGCGGAGGCGCAGGAATGGTAATGCGCCTAGAGCCGATCGTTAAAGTAATTGAATCACTGACTGCAGAAAGAACTTACGACGAAATCATTTTTACGACTCCAGATGGAGACCAATATGATCAGAGGACTGCAAACACCTTATCGATTCAAGAAAATATCATGATTCTATGTGGACACTACAAAGGAATTGACCAACGCATTCGTGATCATTTTATCACCAAAGAAATTTCAATTGGGGATTTTGTTTTAACTGGAGGAGAGTTAGCCGCAGCTATTATTGCAGATAGCGTTGTTAGACTTATACCAGGTGGAATGGGAGACGAAACTTCTGCTTTAACAGATTCCTTTCAAGATGATCTTTTATCGCCACCTCTTTACACACGCCCTGCAGAATTCAGAGGATGGAAAGTTCCAGAAATACTACTATCTGGAGATCATAAAAAAATTGAAAAATGGCAGGAAGAACAAGCCTACGAAAGAACAAAACGATTACGTCCTGATTTATTGGACGAATAA
- the rbr gene encoding rubrerythrin — protein MEKSIKGTETEKNLLKSFAGESQARARYTYFAKQAKKEGYEQIAAIFVETAEQEMQHAKRFFKFLEGGDVEITAAFPAGKIGTTIENLKAAASGENEEYTELYPEFARIAEEEGFKKVATAFKLIAKVEKMHEQRYLKLLSNLEEEKVFVSEEKEEWYCRNCGYVHEGTKAPNMCAACEHPQSYFEKKSTNY, from the coding sequence ATGGAGAAAAGTATAAAAGGAACTGAAACTGAAAAGAATTTATTGAAGTCTTTCGCAGGTGAGTCTCAAGCAAGAGCAAGATATACTTATTTTGCAAAGCAAGCTAAAAAAGAAGGCTATGAGCAAATTGCAGCCATTTTTGTAGAGACTGCTGAGCAGGAAATGCAGCATGCTAAACGATTTTTTAAATTTTTAGAAGGTGGTGATGTTGAAATTACAGCCGCTTTTCCAGCAGGCAAAATTGGAACAACAATCGAGAATTTGAAAGCTGCAGCAAGTGGGGAGAATGAGGAGTATACTGAATTGTATCCAGAGTTTGCGCGTATTGCTGAAGAAGAAGGATTCAAAAAAGTGGCAACTGCATTTAAATTGATCGCTAAGGTTGAGAAAATGCATGAGCAACGATATTTAAAGCTGCTTAGCAACTTGGAGGAGGAGAAGGTTTTTGTTTCTGAAGAGAAAGAAGAGTGGTATTGCAGAAATTGTGGTTATGTGCATGAAGGAACTAAGGCTCCTAATATGTGCGCTGCTTGCGAGCATCCACAGTCTTATTTTGAAAAGAAATCAACAAACTATTAA